One segment of Gammaproteobacteria bacterium DNA contains the following:
- a CDS encoding diguanylate cyclase codes for MNLRTRLLLRLLPVIFILGGTLYAYSKQVLKNDSYQIQEEHARQEMQGVRQTISYELDGLVGTTKEWAGRDAVGNFAREENSDFVDKNLTATSLNDINANLFLLLRPDGSVLHAAHYENRKLPGGLQTLAAERVQDLRQKPFVTQLLGELVHADASAAEYISARGLVNFNGHLMLIAAAPVLQASSASRGAAGLLVMGRYLEPTILYKISHISDLIVSLVPLPEGLQHGLDGTEKIVTVYPDSKTLTAYLRLDDIEGRPIGALRATTERWIVRGLRSKYYLLGSQLVAFLTLIGVVLWLLNHLMLQRLTLYDRIIDQIRKTDDMRNLRVPLHGRDELDRLGATVNEMLDTMANSRQRLYHDAYHDVLTGLPNRRLFIDRLNKIIQDSQHRLMRLGVVLLDLDGFKQINDTYGHDHGDELLRAVARRLEHCVRQTDTVARFGGDEFVVLLYNVDEDQAVEWITRKIVSALGQPYNIQDKSVTISASAGVALYPYNGGTAEKLLKTADVLMYHAKDAGKNTYTLADGIPHLATDDSNTPP; via the coding sequence ATGAATTTGCGCACTCGTTTATTGCTGCGCCTGTTGCCGGTGATCTTCATCCTGGGTGGGACGCTGTACGCCTATTCCAAGCAGGTGTTGAAGAACGACTCCTATCAGATTCAGGAGGAACACGCCCGGCAGGAAATGCAGGGCGTTCGCCAAACGATCAGCTATGAACTGGATGGTCTGGTCGGCACCACCAAGGAATGGGCGGGACGTGACGCCGTCGGCAACTTCGCCCGGGAAGAAAACAGTGATTTCGTCGACAAGAATCTGACCGCCACTTCCCTGAACGACATCAATGCCAACCTGTTCCTGCTGCTGCGCCCGGATGGCAGTGTGCTCCATGCCGCGCATTACGAAAACCGCAAACTACCGGGCGGACTTCAGACCTTGGCCGCCGAACGGGTGCAGGACCTGCGTCAGAAGCCGTTCGTTACCCAGCTCCTGGGCGAACTCGTGCATGCCGATGCCTCGGCTGCCGAGTACATCAGCGCCCGCGGCTTGGTCAATTTTAACGGTCATCTGATGTTGATCGCGGCGGCACCGGTACTCCAAGCCAGCTCCGCCAGTCGCGGCGCTGCCGGCCTCCTTGTGATGGGACGCTATTTGGAACCCACCATACTCTACAAGATCTCACACATCAGCGATCTGATTGTAAGTCTGGTGCCATTGCCCGAGGGCCTCCAGCATGGCCTCGACGGAACGGAGAAGATCGTCACCGTCTATCCGGATTCGAAGACCCTGACCGCCTATCTCCGCCTGGATGACATCGAAGGCCGGCCCATCGGCGCCCTGCGCGCCACCACCGAACGCTGGATCGTCCGGGGATTGCGCAGCAAGTATTATCTGCTGGGCAGCCAGCTGGTGGCCTTTCTCACCTTGATTGGAGTCGTACTCTGGCTGCTGAATCATCTCATGCTCCAGCGCCTCACCCTTTACGATCGCATCATCGATCAGATCCGAAAAACCGATGACATGCGCAACCTGCGCGTGCCGCTGCACGGACGCGATGAGTTGGATCGGCTCGGCGCCACCGTCAATGAAATGCTCGATACGATGGCGAACAGCCGTCAACGCCTGTACCACGATGCCTATCACGACGTCCTGACCGGCCTGCCGAATCGCCGCCTGTTCATCGATCGGCTGAACAAGATCATCCAGGATTCACAGCATCGTCTCATGCGGCTGGGCGTCGTGTTGCTGGACCTCGACGGCTTCAAGCAGATCAATGACACCTACGGGCACGACCACGGCGATGAATTGCTGCGCGCAGTGGCGAGACGTCTGGAACACTGCGTCCGTCAGACGGACACCGTCGCCCGCTTCGGCGGGGACGAGTTCGTGGTGCTGCTCTACAACGTGGATGAGGACCAAGCCGTGGAATGGATCACGCGCAAAATCGTCAGCGCACTGGGTCAGCCCTACAATATTCAGGACAAGTCGGTGACCATCAGCGCCAGCGCCGGCGTTGCGCTGTACCCCTACAACGGCGGCACCGCCGAGAAACTGCTCAAGACGGCCGATGTGCTCATGTACCACGCCAAGGACGCGGGTAAAAACACCTACACCCTGGCCGACGGCATCCCCCATCTGGCCACGGACGACTCCAATACACCCCCGTAA
- a CDS encoding DUF493 domain-containing protein, translating to MPLSIPVKPTAQSLITYPCPLPIKVMGYWAEDFDAFVVQIVRRHAPDLTEAAVCTRVSRGGRYMAVTVTIEAKNQDQVDAIYRDLTCERRVVMAL from the coding sequence ATGCCATTGTCGATTCCAGTCAAGCCAACGGCGCAATCGCTGATCACCTACCCTTGCCCGCTTCCCATCAAGGTCATGGGCTACTGGGCGGAGGATTTTGACGCTTTTGTGGTACAGATTGTCCGCCGCCACGCGCCAGACCTGACGGAGGCGGCCGTGTGCACGCGTGTCAGCCGCGGCGGGCGTTACATGGCCGTCACGGTCACCATCGAGGCGAAGAACCAGGATCAGGTCGACGCCATCTATCGCGACTTGACCTGCGAGCGCCGCGTGGTCATGGCGCTATGA
- the lipB gene encoding lipoyl(octanoyl) transferase LipB, which produces MIKVRRRGRCDYLPALEEMRRYTDTRGPDSDDQIWLLEHPPVYTLGLGASPEHILRETPIPIVPTDRGGQVTYHGPGQLVVYLLLDLTSRGLKVRELVRRTEQAIINLLCMDCGIEAQRWAGAPGVYVENAKVAALGFRIRRGCCYHGLALNVDMVDLSPYQHINPCGFRGLKVTDLKTFGVHDDVQTVGERLLPRLLAQFEIAEVTPLAATVGR; this is translated from the coding sequence ATGATCAAGGTTCGTCGGCGCGGCCGTTGTGACTACCTCCCGGCGCTGGAGGAGATGCGGCGTTATACGGATACACGCGGCCCGGACAGCGATGATCAAATCTGGCTGCTCGAACATCCGCCGGTGTACACGCTCGGTCTCGGCGCTTCTCCGGAGCATATATTGCGGGAAACCCCGATCCCCATCGTGCCTACCGACCGCGGCGGGCAGGTGACTTATCACGGCCCCGGCCAGCTTGTGGTTTATCTGCTGCTCGATCTCACCAGCCGCGGGCTCAAGGTGCGCGAACTCGTGCGCCGCACCGAACAGGCGATTATCAACCTGCTGTGTATGGACTGCGGTATCGAAGCGCAACGGTGGGCCGGAGCGCCGGGTGTATATGTCGAAAACGCCAAGGTCGCGGCGCTGGGTTTTCGCATCCGGCGCGGTTGCTGCTATCACGGCCTGGCGCTGAACGTGGACATGGTGGACCTTTCGCCCTACCAGCACATCAATCCCTGCGGTTTCCGCGGCCTCAAGGTCACGGACTTGAAGACATTTGGCGTGCACGACGATGTGCAAACCGTTGGTGAGAGGCTGCTGCCTCGTCTGCTGGCGCAGTTTGAAATCGCAGAAGTTACACCACTGGCTGCCACAGTCGGGAGGTAG
- the lipA gene encoding lipoyl synthase encodes MSGESQHMEPGTPLRGAEKIARIPVKVTPSPDRLPRKPQWIRARAPTDPKVLALKALLREQKLHTVCEEASCPNLGECFAHGTATFMIMGSLCTRRCPFCDVAHGRPLPLDADEPRRLADTIAAMRLRYVVITSVDRDDLPDGGAAHFAACIRALRERLPELRIEILTPDFRGRMDTALTALRAAPPEVFNHNLETVPRLYRAVRPGADYTWSLQLLRRFKSEHPAVPTKSGLMLGLGEEIEEVKQVLRDLREHNVDMVTIGQY; translated from the coding sequence ATGTCTGGTGAATCGCAACACATGGAGCCGGGTACGCCGTTGCGCGGCGCAGAGAAAATCGCGCGCATACCGGTGAAAGTGACGCCATCGCCAGACAGGTTGCCGCGCAAGCCGCAGTGGATCCGCGCACGTGCGCCGACCGATCCGAAAGTGCTGGCGCTGAAGGCGCTGCTGCGCGAGCAGAAGTTGCACACGGTATGCGAGGAGGCCTCCTGCCCGAATCTCGGCGAGTGTTTCGCCCATGGCACGGCGACCTTCATGATCATGGGCAGTCTCTGCACGCGCCGCTGCCCGTTCTGCGACGTGGCCCATGGCCGGCCTCTGCCGCTGGATGCCGACGAGCCACGGCGGCTGGCCGACACCATCGCCGCCATGCGCCTGCGCTACGTGGTAATCACTTCAGTGGACCGTGATGACCTGCCGGACGGCGGCGCCGCGCATTTCGCTGCCTGCATCCGCGCGTTGCGCGAACGCCTGCCCGAACTGCGCATAGAAATACTGACGCCGGACTTCCGCGGCCGCATGGACACAGCCCTCACGGCGCTGCGCGCCGCACCGCCGGAGGTTTTCAATCACAATCTGGAAACCGTGCCGCGGCTGTACCGCGCCGTGCGCCCCGGTGCCGATTACACGTGGTCGTTGCAACTGCTCCGGCGTTTCAAGTCGGAACATCCCGCCGTGCCGACGAAATCCGGACTGATGCTGGGTCTGGGCGAGGAGATCGAGGAAGTGAAGCAGGTGCTGCGCGATCTACGCGAACATAATGTGGACATGGTGACCATCGGCCAGTAC
- the pbpC gene encoding penicillin-binding protein 1C, protein MKISIVAAIAALAIVAFGSGRDMPDFFDVRAKYISSEAVLRDRHGEIIQTLRVDVHGRRLAWTPLDEISPRLIEVVVRAEDHRFYRHHGVDGIALLGAAWSDISGGPRRGGSTITMQLAALLDRALQPGGGGRSLGQKLKQVGAALALERTWSKNEILEAYFNLANFRGELQGIAAATRGLFGKSPSGINKEEAYVLAALLRAPAAPSALVFRHACASGRSEDAQFECVPLTALVAQALSASKTPFLRMSPDQNLALHVAHQLLDSRTRDAATTLDAGIQRRAFETLRHQLMGLQEQQVRDGAVLAVDNLTGDVLAYVGNAGDESSAPYVDGVRAPRQAGSTLKPFLYELALERKLITAASLLDDAPINLMTPTGLYVPQDYDRDFRGWVSARTSLAGSLNVPAVRTLMLVGLDAFVQRLQQLGFALLTEPGDYYGYSLALGSGEVTLWQLVQAYRVLANGGVFSPLRLRPAGTPPPSQPIMNTGAGYIVSDILADAAARSVSFGLDNALATPYWSAVKTGTSKDMRDNWCVGYTPRYTVGVWVGNFNGDPMRSVSGVTGAAPVWREVMDALNAGERQGIRSPPAAVVADDVRFTPAVEPARSEWFLAGTETSVIALSHDTHTARIAYPGRDMIIAVDPDIPAGRQRVRFSATEPGSGLHWQLDGKVARSEDWSPEPGAHHLALLDSTGQELDRVRFQVRGPKPSDVRLMR, encoded by the coding sequence GTGAAAATATCAATCGTCGCGGCCATCGCGGCTCTGGCAATCGTTGCTTTCGGCTCCGGCCGCGATATGCCGGATTTTTTCGATGTGAGGGCGAAGTACATCTCAAGCGAGGCGGTGCTGAGGGACCGGCATGGTGAAATCATCCAGACGTTGCGTGTGGATGTACACGGGCGGCGGCTGGCATGGACGCCGCTCGATGAAATCTCCCCGCGGCTTATTGAAGTGGTGGTGCGGGCGGAAGACCATCGTTTTTACCGGCATCACGGCGTGGATGGGATCGCGTTGCTCGGCGCCGCATGGAGCGATATTTCCGGGGGGCCGCGCCGTGGCGGCAGCACAATCACCATGCAACTCGCGGCCCTGCTCGATCGTGCGTTGCAGCCGGGTGGCGGAGGGCGAAGCCTTGGACAGAAGCTGAAACAGGTGGGTGCCGCGCTCGCGTTGGAACGCACCTGGAGCAAGAATGAAATTCTGGAGGCGTATTTCAATCTGGCGAATTTCCGTGGCGAGTTGCAGGGCATCGCCGCCGCGACACGGGGCCTGTTCGGCAAGTCGCCCTCTGGAATCAACAAGGAGGAGGCGTACGTGCTTGCCGCCCTACTGCGCGCGCCCGCGGCCCCCTCCGCGCTCGTCTTCCGGCATGCCTGCGCCTCCGGGCGCAGCGAAGATGCGCAATTTGAGTGTGTTCCGCTCACGGCCCTTGTAGCGCAGGCCTTGAGCGCATCGAAGACGCCGTTTTTGCGGATGTCCCCGGATCAAAATCTTGCGCTCCACGTGGCCCACCAGCTGCTCGATTCCCGAACGCGCGACGCAGCCACCACCCTGGACGCGGGCATTCAACGCCGCGCATTTGAAACGCTACGGCATCAACTCATGGGTCTGCAAGAGCAACAGGTGCGGGACGGTGCCGTACTGGCCGTCGATAACCTGACCGGCGATGTGCTGGCTTATGTCGGCAACGCTGGCGACGAGTCCAGCGCACCTTACGTCGATGGCGTGCGCGCGCCGCGGCAGGCAGGCTCCACTTTGAAACCGTTTCTGTACGAGCTGGCGTTGGAGCGCAAGCTGATCACCGCCGCCTCATTGCTCGATGATGCGCCGATCAATCTGATGACGCCCACCGGGCTTTATGTGCCGCAGGATTATGATCGCGATTTTCGCGGCTGGGTGAGCGCGCGCACCAGTCTGGCCGGTTCCCTCAACGTGCCCGCCGTGCGCACGCTGATGCTGGTGGGACTGGACGCCTTTGTGCAGCGGCTGCAGCAATTGGGATTCGCGCTGTTGACCGAACCCGGCGATTATTACGGCTATTCGCTGGCGCTCGGTTCAGGCGAAGTGACACTGTGGCAGCTGGTGCAAGCGTACCGCGTGCTTGCCAACGGTGGCGTCTTCTCGCCGCTGCGCCTGCGGCCGGCGGGAACACCACCGCCTTCGCAACCGATCATGAATACGGGCGCGGGCTATATTGTTTCAGACATCCTCGCCGACGCGGCGGCACGGAGCGTGAGTTTTGGCCTCGACAACGCACTGGCGACGCCGTATTGGAGCGCGGTCAAGACCGGCACCAGCAAGGACATGCGCGACAACTGGTGCGTGGGTTACACGCCGCGCTACACCGTCGGCGTGTGGGTCGGCAATTTCAACGGCGATCCGATGCGATCAGTGTCCGGCGTCACCGGCGCCGCCCCGGTATGGCGTGAAGTGATGGACGCCCTGAATGCGGGGGAGCGACAGGGAATCCGATCACCGCCGGCGGCGGTCGTGGCCGATGACGTGCGATTCACGCCGGCGGTCGAGCCTGCGCGCAGCGAGTGGTTTCTCGCCGGCACGGAGACATCCGTCATCGCCCTCAGTCACGATACCCATACGGCGCGCATCGCTTATCCCGGACGGGACATGATCATCGCCGTCGATCCGGACATTCCCGCCGGGCGGCAGCGCGTGCGGTTCAGCGCGACGGAGCCGGGTTCCGGCCTGCACTGGCAACTGGACGGCAAGGTGGCGCGGTCCGAAGACTGGTCGCCGGAGCCCGGTGCGCATCACCTGGCGTTGCTCGATTCCACCGGACAGGAACTCGACAGGGTACGCTTCCAGGTGCGTGGCCCTAAGCCCTCTGATGTGAGGCTGATGAGATGA